In the Diprion similis isolate iyDipSimi1 chromosome 13, iyDipSimi1.1, whole genome shotgun sequence genome, tttcttctaaaactcaattctttttacaaatatcTATCTATGTATCTATTTAACTGTCtacctatctatctatattggtatatacctatatatttatatagctACCTAAATATATCTATAGCAGCTTTCCACGGCAGATAAATTGCCGCCTGGTAtataatacaaatacaaatacATATGCATTGAACGTGAGGCGTGGGTGGAAAggaatatttgtaaaatggTTCCGGGATAAGTCttagatattttttcgttgacaagagaaattagattaaagaaaagaaaaaaactggatAAATTTGCTAGTGCAATAAGCAGCGCGCGAGGTGCGAAACGGTATTTCGTTAAtactttttctcattctttctttcggttttcttctttgttccgtggttgttgttgttttttttttttgttttttttttgctttctcttcattttctttttcgccaATTTCCGACAAGATatcttataataaattattgtgTACCTAACAAACGCCTACCTTTCACCTGCCTcctccactttttttttttttttttcttcgtcgtctTTTGCACTCTACGATCACTCAACGGCAAAACCACAAGTTTCTTCAACAGCCTGCGTCAGTTTGTCTAACATTTTTTGATAGCTTTGATAATTCTGCGGTATATCTATCCTGTTAAAACAAGTGTGAGCCTTTGGCAAATTTTCACTAGGTGCGTCCACCGCGTGTATTGTGAACAGACGGGGACCCGCCGCTCCGGTTGATCCTTAAACAGAAAGGAGAAAACATCTTTTCATTACGATGAAAACTTCACAGTGTTGACGTGGTTTTGGTCGAATTTAAAGTTAATCTACACTCTCGTTTGATAATCATAAATCACCATTGTGGGAAGAACGAGCTACGAGTAATGGGAAGAgtttatgaatataataaaatttgaaggaaACTCGATACGatgttaagaaaaataaaaacgatacGAAACAGCTTTCTTTTAAATACTGTAAGGAGATCAAAGATCACACACTGAGATGTGAAAACTGATAAAATAACTCACCTTGTAGCGCTTTGAATCCCTGCAAAGGTACCCTTGAGCTTCCGGTAACAAATTGTAAAAGCCTAGCCCTCATTTCTTCGCCGTACGATTCGACAATTTGCCAGAACCATCGTACGATCGGAGTATCAGGCGTGCAGTGTTTCAGTCTCGTGTGCATTTTCCAATCGTTGATATCGATGGATCCCAGTCCGCCAATGACAAGCTCGAGTTCCCGTTCGTCGAACGGCCTCAGTAACTGAGGTGGTATCAGTTCGTGAAAACCTTTTTGCAACGCCAGGAACTGCTGCTCTATACCCCGCATAAAACGATAATTGACGTAGAGTCTGACATATTCACGTTTATTTTCTTCCGTCACCGCAATATCTTTGCCACCAGGTTTCAGCTCGTGATTCTTTAACACTCCGAAACTACTGTGCTCTACGGAAAACGTTGCATCCAATACGCCGTCGATGCTGTTTTCCCTACGGATTAAATAAGAGGGAAAAAACATTAATTCCACAAGTTTTTGTATATTCATTGGTTTAACGTTGTGATTTGCGATGAAATCGGAGGCTTGTTAATATTTGCTTACTCTAAGGAGTGAATAATGCTGAATAGcaggaaagtaaaaataaatcgtcAACTTACAACATCCAGGTCAAGCTTCTGTGCAGCTCTGGATCTACGCCCTCAATATCGCTGAGTGTGATCGCCTTGTTGAGGAGCATTTTATAAAACGGCGTCGTGAATCCACCATCGACATGATGCCCGTGGAAAACAGCGATGCCGATTATCCTGCCGGCGAAATGGAAGTAGGAAAGGTGCTCCGGATTTATGCCCGAGTCGGGGTTTATCTGCAGGGTATAATTGTCGTCTCTGGAATACTGGAAGAGCCCGTACTGAGGATTCAGCATCTCGTGTGAAAGCAGGTAAAGCCATTCCCTCGCAACTCCGCCGTAGTCGAGTCCCTCTTCCCCCCGAAACTTCACCATTAAACGTTTGCGCATATCCTTCGGTCGCATCTTCATTATCAGTCTGTACGATTCCTGCGCAACGAATGAAACTAGCAATTAATTGAcgcgtgaaataaaaacagtagcgtaaaaattaaagaacTACCGATTTTAGGATACACTGGTGCTAATTATTGTCGATAATTTTGAACACAATCGTGTTAAACTTgtctggaaatattttatatagttTGTTTTACAGTCGCGGGAACTTTCGCTTTCAGAAAAACGGCAATTTAGAGAAGGTGATGATTAATGAATTGTCACTAGGATAATGAACAAGAAGGTAAATTGTTTACCTCGAATATCTCGTTTCTGGATACTTCCAATCTGCAATGACCGCTTTGTGGTTGCAGCGCATTGAGTTCAGCTCTGAGGCACTTGAGTTTAGCTACCAGATCTCGTTTGTACTTAGGAAGTAGCTCGCTTTCCATGAGTTCCTTGGGGAGGTCGGAAACCGTTTGTCCATTTTGCGAGGGTGTACTTTCAGCTGAAAAACACAAGATAAGTTTTCATTAAGCGAATAAAATCCCGACGGAAATCCGAAAATCTGCTTCAAATACCtgtcgacgaaaaaaaacgcACCATTTACAGAACCGACGAAGAAAACGCGAATGAAATTAAACGGCATGGTCAGACTGCGCAGCCCACATAGAATTGCAACTGAGCAGAAAATATCAGACGTAAACAAAGTAATACGCTGATACGTTCCTCTGATAAGATAAGAACTAGCCAATAGTCAGTGGCCTAATGGATAGACGTGAATAATCCTGTTTCTTGCTTTCGCACCTTATTAATTAACGATCAGCACTGAcgaattccttttttctttccggtTACGATTTTAccgggtaaaaaaattgcggCGGTAAGTACGGAATTATCTCTTCTGCAAGCTAGATATATACAATTGCTCAATAACAGTTATACGAAATACCGCGACAAACGAcgcattatttatatttataataatgcgTTGGTagcgagggagagagaaagatggaAAGAAAGAGATCAACTCGTGGAAGAAATTCAGTTCAGAATCCGCAGTCTATTTTCATGCAAGTTGAAGTAAGTTTTTTAGACAAATAAACTGAATATCAATAAGGAATGTTATTACAATTCGatagagtgaaatttttctttgtttaatGTTGAACACTTCGAATTCAGCgggttttttgttattttttaggTCTGTTCATACCTTCGAGTGAATTAACAAGAACAGAATATCGTGGAACATACAAAACcaagttgaaatgaaaaggTTTTACATTTCTAGTAACGTTTCAAGCAATTTCAATACAGTtcctttcaaatttgatctgTTTTTCGATTTACTTCAATCATTTTTGGCTGCTTTACACGGCATGCTTACTAGTACCTTTcaattcaagaaaattatacTCACAGGTGGGAGAATTGTTGTTACTCGCTCCCTCCGTTCTGGGTCTAGCAGGATTCGTCGGAGTAGATAGAACTGTTGGGGTAGGAGGAGCTTCAACTCCAGCCGGCTCTACTCTAGCCAAGTTAGAATTACTTGATGAATTCGCTGTCTGATTAGAAGTCCCGTTTTGGGGACTTTGCCGCCTGAGAGAAGACAAAAGTACATGGCTAAGTAAATgtatgaatttataaataaaggaGAAGATACGTATTCAAAGACAAGAACAAGTCGCAATCGTTTAACTGGTTCAACTTACTTCAACAAGTTGCTTATTATCTGCCCAGACAACCGAGGATCCGTGAATTGGGTTGTCCTGTTATTATGATCGACGAAGTAAACGCGTCCTGTTTGCGTCTGGCGCATTTCCCATCCACTGGGAAGCGGCCCGAGCTCATTTGCCAACTCGTTAGCTGGCAAATCCCGCGGTATTCTTGGATCGTGCCACGTCGAGGCGCCCGTTGGTACATGGTAAAAGTAAACCTGTCCTTGCTGCGTTTTCCTCAATTCTGAATAGAGATTAAAGTCTTTAATTTCCCAAAATCGCGTTCTGTAAGTCTTCAACTTACTAACTACGCTGCTCAGAATTATGCAATAACGATTTGGATAATTTGTGTTAAAGAAATAactttttcacatattttcaaacagtttttGTGCATTTTAATCGATTCGTCAACACTTACCGTATCCTCTGGGCAGATCGGAGGGTTGATTGTCATTCCTCCTCTCAGCGTTTGGCATAATGCTGTTTCGATTCCTGTTCGTTCTGTTCTGCCTCCGAGCCTGGCTTCCATTGGGTAATCGATTGCCATTCTGCTCCTCACTGGTTCTTTGTGGCCTCCTTTCccgggtcgaattagtcgccGTCGTGTTCCGCAGATTGTGATTATGATTGTTGTTCTGCCCCTGCGTAGGCGTGTTCTGCGCAGAATTCTCCCTCACCGGTGTCCTGTTCTGGGATCCCTCTGCATTCCAGTCCGATGTCCTCGAGCTCGGACTCTGGCTCCTCATGTTCTGAGgacttccacttccacttgGTGACGTCGGTTCCGTTCCCAGAGGTGGTGGCGGCTCTGGTGTTGTGGGAATTATGGCGTTCGCTGGTCtgaaataagaatataaaagtAAATGCTGGGTGAGGAGTTTTGCGCTGCAAAAAACTGTATTATTCAAAGTATAAGTATATGCGGTAATAATCCTTGGCAAAAATTGGTTGCAAAGGGAAAACGAGCGGAGGAAGCAGCGATCGTGAGGCAACTAGAGGCAAAACTACCTACCGAGAATTTGGCCGCACCCACTGAGTGCTTCTGTTGAAGTGATTGACATAATAGAGTCTTCCGTTTTGAGCACGCCTTTCTTCCCAGCCATCGGGGAGATCCGTTGGGCAACTCAGGTCTCCAAGAACATCAACGACGGCGTTGTGCCCAACGGTGTTGCTCACTGCTCCGTTGTGCCCGTCCCTCGACAGCAGCGATACTACTATTTGGCCTTTTACCACATCCGTATCTTCGGAGTGCGCTTTGCAGAGATCCAAGCGTTGATCTGTCGAAGAATAAAGCAGTTGTGGTTAATCAGTAATCGATATTAAGTCAGCAAAGATTGatggtagaatttttttgtgtGAAAAGGGAGGAATTTTAAATTGCGACAGAGAATTTAACGAAAAGTTGGTAATTCTGATTATTCAATGGAACGTTCAGGGAAAATCCTGACAAAGAATTGCTTCTTACAATGTCAGAAATGACATCAATGTGTGGTTTTAAGTCCATTCAACATTAATGTTGAACTTGATACAAgatattcttttttaaataagaaCTAAAACCACAAACGACTTGTAACCACAGGATAAGACGTTGAGCAAAACAATAGCGTTCAGCGAAAGTCAAAAGATGCAATCAGGACAAAGCGTATATCATTGCGGTTATTTATAAGCTTGTGATGAAACAACATTTGAATTAGACAAAATGAATCTATCGATTTATGAATGATCTTTGATGAAACTCACATCCTGTATCCTTGAGTCTCTGTATGGTGGAGGAAAGTATGTTAACGCATCCCAAAAATCCACTTCCTTGTTTCTTGTGTATCTTTCTGTGATTCCATACCGATATAGTAATGCCGTCATCCTTTCCAATGTATCTGAAGAAACGATAATCAGAATACAATCGAAATTGAATATGAACAAGGCATAAATCACATCAGATAAACAAGAATTCTTACAAGTCGTAGTGCTGATTCCATTTGGGGTCAAGCGTTGCCTTGCAAGTGTCCGTGCTGTGACATTGGCCAGAACCGTCGACCGTTATCTTGGCGAATGGGTCAGGAAGGCCTTGAATTTgtcaaaagataaataaaaaatgaaacaattatgGTAATCAATGCTTGCGGCATGTTCGTTCGCGATACTCCAAACAATTCAATTGATATCGTTCGACGAGTTCAACTAATATAGGTGAAATCATGCAGATAACGTGGATGAATGAATCGACAAGTACCGCGAACGAAATGACTGTAAAAACTGATTATCTAATGAGTTGAGATTGCAATCAGGATTCCTAGATTCTAAATTTTCTAGATCGCATTGGCTAGATGAGTTTAATCAAATATTACATGACTAAACGACTAGCACTCTTtactgcaaatttttactcacggAAAAGATCCTTTCTGGCGAGGTTACGGGCGCAGAGTACTATAAATgtggaaagaaaacaaacggtataaataaataagaaaataaacaaatggcTGGATACACAATCTTAACAAAAATGTTTCGACGGGATTTAGGAAAACATTTTAGGATTCAAAGGCTAACGAACGGTGTAATTATGGTAAGCAAAGCGAAAGGACAAGGACagggaataaatattattcagaACCTTGTTGTTATCAATATTGAATCAAGCAATTGGTAATAATTTCTTCTACAAGTGTAAATATCTGAAATACGCAAAATACAATTTGAAGATACTTTTCGTAATCTTCAAGAACATCGTTACTTAATCTATATTCTTCGTTAATATCTAtcgcagaaaaatatttcatgaataCAAAAGTAACGTTAAAaacataatttaaaattatttccattgGAAAATGGATTATTTTAACTCAATTTAGTCAAAATTGGTATTGACCAATTTGAGGGTAAATAAGGATTTACTGGATTAAAGTTAATGACGCGTAAACGTCAAGAAACATTGAATAACTAAATTCCAATTTTATAGCGACAACTTTAGGAACCTTGTTCCGAAAACATGATTAAATTCTGCTTAACTACAGACTATTGAATTCCAGCAAATCCAAATATTACCGATAAACAATTTCCCCAAGAAAGCCTCGACGCTACAAAGCTGACCCTCGTGATGATCTCTCGATTAATCTCACTGTCAACAGAAGGGTATAGTTGACAATAACGAGGTTCTGCCAATAAAGTAACGTAACAAAAATCTGGAGACGTagctcaaaaaaattcactcgtCGTCCAAGCTGAATTCGAGCCGGACGTTAAACGAGCGTATCAATTTTAGGACAGAGTTAAAGAAAATCGCTGATGCCATGTTGAATAATGCATAACAAAAACAGGAGTCAACGGCGGCTGAACTCGCTATAGTTGCGAGTATTTACTATTTTTGTTGATTGGCGGGAGCGGaatgaagagagaagagatgtgggttgggggggggggggggggggaggttttttttcatcttccgtCCCAAGGGGGTGAAATTAAGCAACGAAGGATGCCTGGAACGGGTCTGTCTGCGGATATTTCGATAACAACGACTTACTCGTGAGGCGAATTTTAACGGCCCCGTTCCTCCTGCTACCGCCGGGATTCGACATAACTAGCTTCTCGGACAACGGACATTTACGCACCGACACGCGTCACGACTAACACACTAACTCCACTCGGGCCATAGCGTCAATTGATTATCGGGGTGAAGAGAACCGTTTCTAGCCGCTTCCTAATTACCCATGCCATCGCTGTGTGTGCACCGGACCAGGCCAACAGCACCAGTCTTAACTAGATTCGCTATTCACGATTCACGATTTTTAACGACATGGACTGTGGACACTGCGTGCGGCCATCACTGATTATCGCAGTTGAGTATAGAGTTTCGACTCTCGATTCGACTCGTGCATCGGATATATGCGCCTGCGCAGAACccgattttcaaacttttgcgACGGTGCTTCCCCTTCGGAATGCGATGGTGACGTTCCGTCGAGCGGAACGAGCGCAGCCAATCACAGCTGGCTTTCCGTTGTATCCGATAAAAGATCCAACGGAAAATAATCTGATTTATGCCTGTTTTCTTCCGAGACGGTTTTTAAACgacgtgcaatttttttctgtacggTTTTGAGTGAGGATTAAATTGGTTTGTGCTTGGTTTAAAGCATAATAAGGATACATCATATCGTCGGATTGTTAGGCTTGtttttttgaatatcgaaCTCCTGAGTTTCAGTTTTGGCTGATAAGCtttaatttgttcaatttacaGTATATCAGATTACTCCGATATACGTGGGGTATATCATCCGTTCATAATTGAATCTATGTGATTCTGTCATCGAAAGATCATCAGTAATcaacgaaaattaatatttcagacACAAGCGCATTATggattatttcaaaaaaactgtagaatgactgatttttttagaaaataagaCTTAGAGtcatgaaaaacttttttttccggTAACGGTATGTTTTGAGGAGTTCTAAGGAACCTTGAAACGTACTTCTTGGCTTGCTTAATAGTATTGAAGAATTTAATtactttgaaaagaaaaccTGAAGACAAATTGAAAGTATCTTGCAAAGCAATTACGAACAGTCAAAATTTAATGTTTAAATTTCAGTAgttgaacaaaatttatacCCACCTTCTAATCAACGGCAAATTCCTaccaattgtttttttcaactttcgaaaTTATTGGCAAACGCCTCTTACTTGATATATTTCAAACTGCGACCTTTAAACTAAATGTAAATTCAATTAACACTTCATGTTCCTCATACTGTGAAAATAAACCCGTGCTTTGACTATAATGACTCGatcaaaaaagatttttttctcttaccaTATCGTTACACAAATGGTCACATGTTTTGAACTCGAAACAATGaagaccataaaaaaaaaaattaaaagtatcAACACATCTAATATGCgaaatcaaacaagttttagctttGAACGGGGTAAAGGTCATATTCATAATACTTGTCTTAGGTATATAATTTACACGGAAAGAAACCgcgaaggttgaaaaaaaattacagatgaAACTACGTAGCCGCGAACGTGACTGGCgtgataattatatacataatacgtcctttcaaaaaaaaagtctaatCCAGCCAtcttattttacatttatgtACTTCCGTAGTGAATACTAACAAGCATAAGTATCTCTATACGAAATCCAAGAGATACTTAAAgtttaatacatatattatatatagaggcgaatggagtaaaaaataaaaaacaaagagtGCAAACGAAAATGTAAGATTTCAACAGATTTAGATATttaggtatacatgtatactttgtgtatacatacatatatatatgtgtgtatacacatAACGTGTAagctatatatattttatatgacATCTCAACATGTTGGGCTTATCGTAgtaacgtatatattatatatcgacAATTATGTTGTACATCGAGGTttatagaaaagaaattggaaacTAAATAACCGCAAGAGCAGaactgggaaaaaaaattaaagattataaaaaaaaattatataaacgtAGAAATCGTACAAGTAGTGTAACATTGATATAATCATTTCTTTACTCTTTTACAATTACTACTtactactatatatatatttttttgttcttcctcTCATCTCACAATTATATGCGATGTGATAATACGATGGGCAAATATCAATTATACGCAACTTATCTTTATGGTATTACTATAAATTACTTGTAAacaagtatatttatataataatctaAATAATTAAcgttaacaataaatataaatttctgtGTGTATATTATGAAATAGATCTTTGTTTAACTGGGACTGCTACTTTATCTAAGTGCGAAAATATTGCGGTTTAtactaaaaattgaaatttatgatcATCGAACGACTGTTACTATACTGCATGCCCAggtggaaatttcgaaagacagtataacaaaaaattaaacgttttCCATTTCACTGGTTACGTATGTTAATATAATCACCTGATTCAGtggtaatttttgtttcctcgTGGAATGATATTcaagtattaaaattttcacctctCTACACGAGTACGCAatacatttatattaaatatacgACCTGGGCTAAGTCTATTGATTGATTCGTAAACACGATTATCGGAATCTAGGCGCGACCAGAATATGAAGAGTTGGAAAAAGCACATTGAAAATCTCATTACGGTAAAAACGAATAACCAAATTATCTGAAACACTAAACGACATGGTCAATCGTTTGACAAGAATAACACGTTTTCGATAGTAACACATTGATGGTAcgtcatattatattatacctctAATATATAGTCTGATAATAATCAAGAGTGAACCATAAGCTATACGAGTGAATTTCGTTAGCTGAATActcagtgtgaaaaaaatgatttagcATTAAAATGACAATCAAACCGTTGTt is a window encoding:
- the LOC124414234 gene encoding E3 ubiquitin-protein ligase SMURF2; the protein is MSNPGGSRRNGAVKIRLTILCARNLARKDLFRLPDPFAKITVDGSGQCHSTDTCKATLDPKWNQHYDLYIGKDDGITISVWNHRKIHKKQGSGFLGCVNILSSTIQRLKDTGYQRLDLCKAHSEDTDVVKGQIVVSLLSRDGHNGAVSNTVGHNAVVDVLGDLSCPTDLPDGWEERRAQNGRLYYVNHFNRSTQWVRPNSRPANAIIPTTPEPPPPLGTEPTSPSGSGSPQNMRSQSPSSRTSDWNAEGSQNRTPVRENSAQNTPTQGQNNNHNHNLRNTTATNSTRERRPQRTSEEQNGNRLPNGSQARRQNRTNRNRNSIMPNAERRNDNQPSDLPRGYELRKTQQGQVYFYHVPTGASTWHDPRIPRDLPANELANELGPLPSGWEMRQTQTGRVYFVDHNNRTTQFTDPRLSGQIISNLLKRQSPQNGTSNQTANSSSNSNLARVEPAGVEAPPTPTVLSTPTNPARPRTEGASNNNSPTSESTPSQNGQTVSDLPKELMESELLPKYKRDLVAKLKCLRAELNALQPQSGHCRLEVSRNEIFEESYRLIMKMRPKDMRKRLMVKFRGEEGLDYGGVAREWLYLLSHEMLNPQYGLFQYSRDDNYTLQINPDSGINPEHLSYFHFAGRIIGIAVFHGHHVDGGFTTPFYKMLLNKAITLSDIEGVDPELHRSLTWMLENSIDGVLDATFSVEHSSFGVLKNHELKPGGKDIAVTEENKREYVRLYVNYRFMRGIEQQFLALQKGFHELIPPQLLRPFDERELELVIGGLGSIDINDWKMHTRLKHCTPDTPIVRWFWQIVESYGEEMRARLLQFVTGSSRVPLQGFKALQGSTGAAGPRLFTIHAVDAPSENLPKAHTCFNRIDIPQNYQSYQKMLDKLTQAVEETCGFAVE